The genomic window CTTCCTGGACTTCTACCGGCCCGGGTGGCTCGAGACCATCCTCAGCTGGCAGCAGGCCCCGGAAGGCTGCTTCGGGAGGGCGGGTGAGCTGCCTCCGCCCTGGCGAACAGTGGAGGGTGCGGCCAGGACACCGCGGGCAACAGGGAGCACTGCAGACTCCACGCACAGGAGCACGCGGGCACAGCAGCACacggcacacacagacacagcacacggcacacacacacagcacacggcacacacacacagcacatggcacacacagacacacagacacagcacacggcacacacagacacacagcacacagacacacagcacacggcacacacagacacacagcacacgggcacacacagacacagcacacggcacacacagatgcacagacacagacacacagcacatggcacacacagacacagacacacacagacacacagcacacgggcacacagacacatagcacatggacactcagacacacagcacacgggcacacagacacatagcacaggtgcacacacagcacacacaggcacacacagcacACGTACACAGGCCGTGATGGGCTCGCAGACTctccggggcggggggcagttgGGAACCCACGGCCCCTTCCGGCACAGGGAAGCTGGGGCGGGGGATGCTGCCCCCTGCGCGGGGCCCCCACATCTCAGCCTGGGTGGGACGAGCTTAGCTGCCGCCTCCCTGAGCGGGCGCAGCCGGGGCAGCCCTGGCCAGGGTCGCTGCAGGAGCCTGTGCGTCCTGCAGGGCCAGAAGTTCCAGATCGATGTTTGCTTCCCAGAGGGGCGGGCCAGGGCGCGGGGCACAGCAGGGGCGGGCGCCCGAGAGGCCCCTCGGTCCCCCCGTGGCACCTAAACAAACAGAGCAGAGGAGCGTGTTGGGGCGGAGaggccgcgggggggcactggcctGGCTTGGTCCCcgcactccacagggtcccccagcacagccgggaggggccctgcgcactgctgggcgtggccctccaaagacacagaggagagTGAAGAATGCAGGTTCCCAGCGGAGGGGGCTGAGGGAACTGTGTTTGGGGGGCTCCTAGCGGAGGCCCAGGCCCGCCCGTGGTTCTCGGCCGGTCAGGAGCAAGTTCAGTGCCCTGGGCGCGAGGATgctggggacccctgagcaccctgcagtgctcgggggcccggGGGCGCCCACAGCGCTGTCTccccagggcggggcggggggtgagtcCCGTGTTCCCTCTCCCCGCAGGGGAAGGGGCGGCCGCGTCCCCGCACAGCCCGGCCGGGCGCCACTCTCTGAGGCGCGTGAAGCGGAGAGACAAACAATTCACAGGTGACGAAACGCCCCAGGTGCCCCGGGCGTGAGCCAGACCTCGCAGAGGCGCTGGCGGGTGGGCCgggcgggtgggggtgctgggaccccCCCAGCTACAAGGCCTGTGAGTTTCCGGGAATCACAGCCCCGGCCCAGGGATAATCAGGAGACTGGAGccacctgggggcaggagggaaggggggaaccCGGCTCACAGGGGCAGCGGGCGGTCAGGGGAGCTGGGTGAGGGGGCTTGGAAATGGCCCGGAAGTGGACACTTGGCTCTGACGCCCCGAGCAGCGCAGTGTTGCAGCCGTCCAGGGTCCAACCTGGACCCCGCCCCCCGGTGGGAGTGGCTGCCCCACTcccggcctcagtttctccatctgtaaaGTGGACCTAAACCGAGTGTCAGATCCCAGAGCCCCTCGAGGGGGCGACGGCCCCAGGCAGGCCGAGAGGGGGGCCCTGCGGGTTGAGAGGTGAGCGCAGCATGGCCACCCGGCCTCAGCCTCCCTGCCTGCAGGACAGGGGCACCCACCAGGCACTGTCCCCGAGGGCCcagggtggggtgtggcccctccgCGGGACCAGCCCGGCAGCCCCGCTCTCTCCCCAGATGGCTGCTCCTCCCACAACACGGCCGTGGCCGTCTCGGCCCTGGGCGGCTTCCTCTACGTCCTGGCGGCGCGTCCCCCTGCTCCCGGCCGCTGAGAGTCGGGctcgggggccctggggccctgtcTCGAGCTggactccccccgccccgggaaggagacgtctcccctcaccccctgggTAGGGGGAACCGGCAGAGCCCGGTGGGAGCGGGAATAAACTGATGTCGGGCATGGCCGCCAGCTGGTGTCTGGGTCTGTGGGCATCGGGGCCTGGCGGTGTCAGACGTCACCAGCCCCAGGCACCTTCAGCCTCTTCCCGCCTCCTGACAGCACGTCCAGAGTTAACGCTGAGCCCAGGGGACGCTGCATCCTtcacgggcggggggggggggctcagagcAGCGgctcagccccagccctgggcagggctgccTGGACACAGCAGCACCAGGGATGGGCCTGGGACACCCCCGCCTGGCCCAGCAGCGCCTTCCCGGGTGTGTGCGACCCCCGCAGCCGACTGCCAAGTCTCCTTCCCTCACTGGTCCTGAGCCCGGGATGCCCGAGGGCTCGAGGGGACTCCAGCGCCCCCCAGGGGCCCAGAGATGGCCTGAAGGACAGGGGTGCACAGGggagcccaggtttgaccccagccCCGCACGGGAATGACCTGAAGACCAACCTCACAAACGTCCTGaacatggggctagagcaatagcacagtggggagggtgttcgccttgcatgcggccaacccaggttcgatccccaacatcccatagggtccccctagcaccgccaggagtgattcctgagtgcagagtcaggaggaatccctAAGATTTGCTGGGtgtggaaagcaaaaaaaaaaaaaaagcaaaaaaaaaaaaaaagccctcgaAGGGATCCAGGAGCTGcctgcggggcgggaggggggtcaCTGGGAAGGGAAAAGTGTCTCTGACTCCCGTCCCTGGGCTCGGAGCCTTCTAAGTCACTTAAGCCACTCATCTTGCTCCCCTTCAAAGGTGAAACTAGATCCGGACATCCTTGTGTGTTCAAACACTCTCCGTGCCTGTGGCCCAGTAATGGCTGGGGGGGTTTCAGGCTGACCCGAGGGGCCTCCGTTCCATCCACACACACAGGTCGAACCCTCTCCTGGGCGTCAGGCCGTGGCGGATGGAGGTGCCGAGCCACCCAGGGACCCACTGTAGCAGCGTGATTTGCTTCCGAGGGGACCCCAGCAGCCACCTGGCACTCTGGATACCCCAAGGATTTCTTCCATGTCCCCAAGAGAGCAAACGCTGACTGCGATGGGCACACAAGCCCCAAAGAAGCCACATCCACTCCGGGGGGATTAAGGGGGATaatgcctccccaccccgccgcctTCCCTGACTCTGGGCGGATCCGCGCAGCCTGAGAGCTGAGAGTGTTTAAATCCGGGAGGGAGGGACTCCAGGGAAACCTGAGCTTTAAGTCACTtccaaaataggaaaaagaaagttCCTGGATGTGGttaggggggcagggcagggggcacttaaagcacttgcctggcacggtTAGCCCAGGGCTGCCTCTATTCCTGGCACCGTAAAAGAAAAATCCACCTTCCCTCCGTCCGTCAACACCCGGGCCGGGTCGGTGCAGGAAACACGCTTTTGCTCCGTCCCACGGCCTGTGGCTGTGAACACTGCGGGGAAACTGCAGGAGAAAGCTCCGTGGGCAGAGCCGCCGCCCCGGGAAACAGGCTGAGGGTCGAGCACTGCCCAGCGGGGGGCGCAGGAGGCCTTGGTCTGTCCCTCTGCCTGgctcctcgcccccacccccgcccgggccgcctctgccctgccccacacGATCCAGAGAAGGGTTCCTGGTTCCCGGACCTCGTCTAACCTCACTGCACAACTTCCCCGCGTGCGCCCAAATGTGGCTCTCCCAGCGGGTTTCAAACGGAGCAGCCAAGCACCACAGCCTCCCCGTCCCGGGGCTGCAATCCAGACCGGCCTGTTGGGGCTCTGGGgcacccccctctcctcccagctAACCCCCCCTCAGACTCCTCTTGGCACCAGCACCCgagtggggggcgtgggggaggcgtTCCCTCAGCTGTTCCcagctcccgcccctcccccccgcggtTCAGACAGCTCCCCTCCGCCTCCATTCTCAGTCCTGCCGTGTCCCGCTGTCCCCGCTGCAACAGTCTCCTGTGACCGCCGTCACAGACCGGAGCTTCCCAGGCCCAGCGCTGCCCCGCGCACGcaggagacccgggttccatgcccagcaccactgggctccccaagcactgaccaGACTGACCCTCGGGGAGTAGCCCCCGCACACCTGCAGGGCGGCTGACAAACAACCGCAGCTTCTGGCCAGGGCTGCCGGGCCCTGGCCCCTGCACCCGCGCCCACCGCTGACAGGCCCAGCCCCGGCCTGGCCGCCTCAGGCCCCAGGACGCTCTCCCACAGCCGAAGAGGGAGAGTCGGCGCCATCCTGCTGAAAATGGCGCAGTGACCAGAGCAGCAGGAGGGTCAGTACCTCTGTCCCGCCTGCAGTGGCCGTGATCAGAGCCGCAGAAAGGCTCTGGGACTATTCCAGGTCGGGGCCCAGAGAAATGGAACGCAAGTGGCACCGCTGAATGACACTCACAGGTGGGGAAAAGCtccaatacaggggctggagcgatagcacagtggggagggcgtttgccttgcacgcggccgacccgggttcgaatcccagcatcccatagggtcccctgagcaccgccaggagtagttcctgagtgcagagccaggaggaacccctgtgcatcgctgggtgtgactcaaaaagcaaaaaaaataaaataaaatagaaagaaagaaaagctccaATACTGATGAGAGCGCGGGCGGGAGGCGCCTGCTCTGCCACAGGCGCGACCAGGCTCTGCGGATCCCTGGAACCAGACGTGGGCCCAGGGCCACCACCAGGGGCAAGTCTTGAGTAAggagccagaaacagcccctgggcaccagagGAGCCATTACAGGCAAACCATGGGCGAGGCTGGAATGGTCCCGTGGATCAGAGCGCCGGCCCAGCGCCTGGGTTGGGTGGGAAAATGTCCTCATTCGGGGACGCATAGCTGGGACATGAGGGAGCATGAGGTCTGCAAGGGATGGCAAGCAGTGAAGGAAAAACTGTGTACTGGGggttggggaaatagtacagtgggtaggacccttGCTTTGCACGGCgggcctaggttcgatccctggcaccctttatggtcccctgaatcccttcaggaatgattcctgagcacagagcctcgagtaaaccctgagcactaccaggtgtttcctcccacccccccccaaaaaaaaagaaaaggaaagaacaatgTATATGCgtaggggagcagagagatagtacagcgggtggggcatttgcatCGCATCTgaccgacccggatttgatccacagaatcccatagggtcccctgagcaccgccaggagctacccctgagcatcgccaggtgtggccaaaaaaagggaaaatgtaaATGCATAAACTTCACCCGGCAAAGTAAGTTTTAAcgggaagaaataaatgaaaatatgtggAAGTtgggggccgaagcgatagcgcggcggggagggggcgtctgccttgcacgcggccgacccgggttcgattcccagcatccccgaggctccccgagcaccgccaggagtaattcctagcgcagagccaggagtaacccctgtgcatcgccgcgggtgacccaaaaagccaaaagaaaaagaaaccacgTGGCAGCCCCTCCCCGTCGTCTCGCCACGCTGAGTGTCTGCAGCCAAATCCACGGGAACCTGAGGTGTCGCCGCCAGGCTCCTCCCCCAAACGCGACCCCGCAGCAACCCGCGGTACCTGGCGCCCGGTAGCGGCGCCGAGCGGCGAGCCGGGCCTGCGGCCTGGGTCACGTGGGGCGAGCGCACGTGACCGGACATCCGCGTCCAACATGGCGGCCTCCATGGCCCGCAGGCTTCTCTTGCTCCTCGCGCTGCTCAGCCTCCTCGGCGAGGCGTCCGCGGACGTGGGCGCGGGGTGAGTGCGGCCCCCCGGGGCGTGGGCAGTGCCCCCCGCCCGGGGAGCCGCCCCCCGGCTCACGCCCGCCCGCTCCCCGCAGGGCCTCCCTGGAGGACGACGTGCTGCTGCCCTACCCCCGCGGGCGCGCGCGCCTCGCCCGGGACTGCGCCCGGGTGCGCGCTGGCCGGCGCGAGCACGAGAGCTGGCCGGCGACCCCCGGCGCCCGCGACCCGGATGTGCACACCTTCGTGTCGCACTTCGGGGACCGCGCCGTGGCCGGCCACCTGACGCGGGTCGCCGACCCCCTGCGCACCTTCTCGGTGCTGGAGCCCGGCGGGCCCGGCGGCTGCGCCACTAGGCGCCGCGCCACCGTGGAGGACACGGCGCGGCCGGCGGGCTGCCTCGTCGCCCAGAACGGCGGCTTCTTCGGCACGGAAACGAACGAGTGCCTGGGCAACGTGGTGAGCGACGGGCGGAGGGTGAGCAGCGCCGGGGGGCTGCAGAACGCGCAGTTCGGGATCCGCCGCGACGGGACCCTGGTGACCGGGTGAGAGGAGGCGGGGCGCCCGGGCACGGTCGAGGGTCGGAGATCTGGGTTCCAGCCGGGCCGCGGCGTGCAAGCCCAGCGTCCCTCCCCGCAGCGCAGGTGGGGAGCGTCCTGCCTTCCTTGCCTCGCTCGTTTGCCTCGTGGCGTTTCTCTCGCCCCGTGCCAGGCGGGAGGCCGCGCGCCGGAAACGCAATAGTGGACCTGAACGTGCAGGTTTTGCCTTCCCCCATCGCTCGGGAAAATAACCAGGGCCCAGGGAGATCGCTGAGAGGCGCGCGGCCCGGGAGGCGtcgggggcaggaggcagggccgtcCGGAGAGCCGAGATACTGGCGGGGCCGGGCAGAGCGGAGGACGGGAAGGAGTGGCCGGCTGGATGCTGCGAGGGGCCCGGAGGGAGCGGACTCAGCAAGACAGAAATGCCTTTGCTCCCGCTGGCCCGGCCTGGAGAGCAGGCGGGGGGCCAGAGCAGAAGCAAAGATTCAGACTTTCGGGCCTGGCCCCTGGGACAGCGCCCAGAGCGGGAGCTATTGGGGGCTTTGGGTTTGttcagttttgggccacagccggccGCACttcgggttcctcctggctctgctcagggatcacagcctGAGGAGCTCATGTGCTGAACGGGggggcccaggtttaatcctgagCAACccgggggtcccctgagcaccagcaggagtgtaCCCCCGTCCCAGGCATGGCTCTGCTGCATTCCAGGCGTCGCCCCTAGGTACTGCAGAGAACAAGAGTGTTTAAGGCTGGGCAGATGGTACAGCCGCTCAGGCACTGCTGCGGgctcagtccccaacaccacacaatCCCCCTCACCCAGAACCTCCtggagtgacctgagcacagagttgggggcagccccccacacacacactgccatgtgtggcccaaacaccacgaCAAATGACGTTCTTTAGGAGGAGTTTCAGCACAGGGAGGGTGCGAGGTGGCTTGGGGACGGCTGTCAGTTAGGTGAGGTGTGGGCGGGCACCCCAGCCATGGACAGcgggcagaggcagggagggcagagcCCCGCTGCCCACAGCCTTCCCTGCAGCTGAGTGAGCCTCGCCCCCGCCGTGCCAGGTACCTGTCCGAGGAGGAGGTGCTGGACACGGAGAACCCTTTTGTGCAGCTGGTGAGTGGGGTCGTGTGGCTGATTCGCAACGGAAGCGTCTACATCAACGAGAGCCAAGCCACCGAGTGCGAAGAGACGCAGGagacaggtgtgtgtgcatgtgtgcatgtgcatgcatgcgtgtgtgtgtgtgtgtgtgtgtgtgtgtccgttaGTACAGCCCGAGACCAGGACCAGCGGGgctggatggaggaatcaaaccttccCACAGATGGCACCATGGGAACGGGGAAGGGCACGTGCCTCGTGTGTGGCTGGCCCCGGTCTCGCTACCCAGCCTCCACGACGCCCGGCGCctcccccgcctcacccctgctgctcccctcaGGCTCCTTCAGCAAATTCGTGAACGTGATCTCGGCGCGGACAGCCGTGGGCCACGACAGGGAGGGGCGGCTGGTGCTGTTCCACGCCGACGGGCAGACGGAGCAGCGGGGGTGAGTGTCCAACCCTGGGAGCCGCCTTCTCTGAGGACGCCCACACCCACCCGGGGCTCACTTTGTCCCCGGGAGAGGGTCCCTCGGGTCTGTCCCGCTCACTCGCTCTCAGACTCCCCAGCTTCCGCCCCCTCTGTCCGGAGCCCCGGTGGGAGTGAGAATTAGGGGGAGAAGCCTCCCTAgttcctgccccagccccgccgTCTGCGGGCTGTGTGGCCGCGGGCAAGACCCTGAGCCTCTCTGGGCCGTCCCTTCTGTCTCAGCAGCCGGTGCCGGTCTGAGTCACTGCCCCACAGTGGGCGCAAACAGCACCCACCGGGTCAGTCTGATTCGCGGGGCCAAGACCggcagggctgcgggggtccTCGCTGCTGTGGGCTGTCCGTGGGCGCTGCCCCGCGCTCCTCTCCCTGCGCACCCGGCCTGTCTGCAGCCCTCGAGGATGCGTCCCCAGCCAGAGGGGACGCTGTGCTGTCACGGCCGAGAGACCGGCTCCCGGTGTGGCGTGCGGGTGCCTGGCCGCCCCGTGTGGCCGGGCGCTGAGGTTCTGTTCGCCACAGCATTAACCTGTGGGAGATGGCCGACTTCCTGCTCAGACAGGACGTGGTCAACGCCATCAACCTGGACGGAGGCGGCTCCGCCACCTTCGTGGCCAACGGCAGCCTGGCCAGTTACCCGTCAGACCACTGGTGAGCGCCCACGGATGGGCAGGGGGTTAAGTCCAGGCGTGTTCCTCCTGGGCTCCCattccagtgctcagggttccagaGCCACAGTCTCTGCTGCCCCTaggcagggggtggagtggggcaccagccctcccctcctgtgggcggggctggggagggcccccGCGGGGACagccctgtgggggtggggggcagcagtgaCCCCTCCTCTCCATcggtccccccgccccctccccgcagccagACCAACAGCATGTGGCGCTGTGCGCGGCGCGTGGCCACAGTCGTGTGCGTGCACGCGCCCCGCTGCCAGCCCCCCGACTGCAATGGCCACGGGACCTGCGTGTCCGGGCGCTGCCAGTGCACAGGGCGCTTCTGGCGGGGTGACGCCTGCGACCAGCTGGACTGTGGCCCTGCCAACTGCAGCGGGCACGGACTCTGCACCGAGAGTGAGTGGGGGCGCCCGGGaggcgggcccccccccccccgcgggcacccacccccgccctcccggccctcaCCTGACTGCGTCCTGCTTGTCTTGGCAGCCGGCTGCCACTGCGACGCGGGGTGGACAGGGCCCAGCTGCGATGAAGGTGAGAGCCATGCAGAtggtggggggacagggagggagcacGCGTAGGGGAGCACTGGGAGGAGGGGAGCATTGGGAGGAAGGGGAGCTCAgggaggagggaaacaggggagcagggggaggaggggagcatggggaggagggagctcgaagaggaggggagcagggggatgGGGAGCTCGGGGAGGAGGGAAGCtcggggaggggagcggggggaTGGGGAGCTCAGGGAAGAGGGAGCtcggggaggggacaggggatgGGGAGCACGGGGCGgaggggtggcggtgggggagtGTGACCTGCTCTGTGCTGAGCCCCACCCAGCCTCCTCAGCTGTCCAGGGAGCCGGCCCAGTGTGGGGCGCCCGGGACGGGGGCAGAGCCGAGCGTGCAGGGTCCCTCCCCCCGGCTCCGCAGGGGCGGGCGGACTCTGCCCACCCGGCCTGTGCCAGAGCGGAGCGGCCTGGGGCCCGTCCAGGGCACCTGCTCCTGCCCCGGGGCTTCCCCGAGACACCAGTGCGCCGGGGGGAGGGGTGCGTGAGTTGGGTGGTCCCTGGAGAGGGGTGGCCGGGACCCCGGCAGCCCCTGAGTGCGAGCCCAGTGCCCTGCGACCCCCGTCTCTTACAGCAGAGGAGTGCCTGCAGCTCCCCGAGGGCGCCCCCCGGACCGCAGCCCCCCCGCTGCTCACAGGGTAGGTGCCCCGCGCGGGCAGGAGCACCCACGGCCCGGGACACCGGGAGGGCAGTCCCCCGACGCCAGGTGGGGCCGAGCACTCGCCCTGCAGGCTGAGTCGGGTCTCCCCTGCCGCAGGAACGCCTGGCTGGGCCtcaccctggccctgggcttcctcctgctggTCAGCATGGCGGCCAACGTGGCCCTGGTGCTGGGCCCCAGAGCGCAGCGCAGCCGGCACCTGGACGGCGCCTACTTCTACCACCCGCTGCGGGAGGTGAACGGGGACCTGCCGGCTGCAGACAAGGAGCCGCCCGGGGACGCCCGGAACCTGTGCCGGGACTGACCGCCCGCCCGCTGCCTGCCCCCGCGGCCTTGGGAGGCTGGTCCCCGCGCTGGCCTGCTTCCGCAGGGCCACGACCCTCCGGTGCCCCCGCGGCCAGGGCCCAGCCAGCACGTGGGCCTCACCGGGCCGCCACCGCTCTACAGCGCCCCCTGGAGGAGATAGGTTTTTCCTGCAGGTTTGCTCTGCAGCGCCCCTGGAGGAGACTGTTCCTTCCTGTTGCCCTGGCTCTGCGGCGCCCCCTGGAGGAGATTGTTACTTCCTGCTGCCCTGGCTCGGCGGCGCCCCCTGGAGGAGATTGTTCCTTCCTGATGCCCTGGCTCTGCGGCGCCCCCTGGAGGAGATTGTTACTTCCTGCTGCCCTGGCTCTGCGGCGCCCCCTGGAGGAGATTGTTACTTCCTGCTGCCCTGGCTCTGCGGCGCCCCCTGGAGGAAATTGTTCCTTCCTGCTGCCCTGGCTCTGCGGCGCCCCCTGGAGGAGATTGTTCCTTCCTGCTGCCCTGGCTCTGCGGCGCCCCCTGGAGGAGATTGTtccttcctgctgctctggctctgcagcgccccctggaggaCATTGTTCCTTCCTGCTGCCCTGGCTCTGCAGCGCCCCTGGAGGACAGTGTTCCTTCCTGCTGCCCTGGCTctgcagcgccccctggaggaGACCATACCTCCCTGCAGGCCTGCTctgcagcgccccctggaggaGTCTGTTGCTTCCTGTCATCCCCACTCTGCAGCACCCCCCAGAGGACACTGTCCTTACTAACGCCTCCTGGAAGCAACCATCCTTTCCTGCTGCCCCCATGCTGCAGCCCCCTGGAGGAGACTGCCCCTTCCTGCAGGGCCCTCTGCCAATGACGACCGGAACTTGCTACAATGGGGTCAAGTGTTGGGGTGGAAGAGACTCAGGACCTCACTGCCATCCACCCCCCAGACCTCACTGCCAACTTCCGGGAACACAAGTGCCAAACTTGCCAGCTTACGTCCGTTTCCCGTCTCAGGCCACTCCCCAGCAGGGGAGAGTcctgccctgcacccccggggaggggggcgtgtAGGCTGGAGTAATAAAAGGGCGTACTGAGGGGACCGGAGCCTGGATTCTGAATCACGACGCCAGGAGGCCCGAGGGGGGGGCTGTGACGGACAGGTCCCCATGAGCATGCcatgggggcggggagtggctcCGAGCAGAGGCCGTGTCGGGACAGGTGGTGGTGTGTGCCGGGGAGCTTGGCCTGGGCAGCGGGCACCCCACACACGTCCCCATTCCTGCATCTGGTTCCGGAGCCCGGCTGAGCCTGGTTCAGGTGCTAGAACCCAGGGCCAGGACACGGGGCACCCCCACAGCTCACCCACCCTGTTCGGAGGTGCTGGAAGCAACGTTGGAATGAAGCATGTGAGGAGGGAGAGCTTGTGTCTCCGCCCCCCACAAAGGCCCAGAGGCAGCTGCCCCCCAGGGACCCCGCAGTGGCTGCCTGTCCTCAGGGAGGCGGCTGTGCCCAGGCTGACGTCAGCAGCCACCCGCAGCTCCAGGGAACTCCTGACCCCCGCCCGGCAGCCCCCGAGGGGACGCGCTGTGTGCCAGAGAGAggtgggggccgggcaggggggccACACAGGAACGGCCCCTCCTCCGTGCCCTGCTCTGAAAAGGCCGCCGGGGCGCCGAGCTGTGCGGCTCTTCCCgcagcctcctccctcctctgcctcccagTTAGCTTCTCTACTTTCTGAGACAGTAACCAGGGCCTGCAGGAGCCCCTCAGCCCCTGGACAGGGCCCCACCCGCCTCGCCCCACCTGGACACCCTCCTGCCCTCGGGTTGCCTTTGTCTGTaggttttttgtcttttggttttcagGCCGTTACCGTGGGGCCGCGTGTGGCTCTGGGTACTGGAGCCAGGTCGGCCCGAGCagggcagttcttttttttttttctccttctttttggtcagacccggcgatgctcaggggttactcctggttcatgcactcaggaattactcctgatggtgctcggggaaccatatgggaagctgggaatcgaaccctagttggcctcgtgcaaggcaaacgccctccccgctgtgctatggctccagccccgcagggCAGTTCTTAACCCtgtgctgtctccagcccccgcaccaacgttcttctgtttgtttttgttttggggtcacagccggcagtTGCTCAGGAGTCAACCCTGGTGGCTCGGGGGCCGtctgggatgcggggattgaacccgggtgggccacatgcagagcaggcgccctccctgctgtgctgtcgctccagccccccccccccatcgggACTCTTGAGCTGGCTTTGCTGTGGGTCCCcgagctccagccccggaaacacGTCTGTGGTTCTAAGGTGccaaactggggtcactggtgagcGCAGCGCAGGGCTCCTGGCACAGACCCAACTCGGGGCCTAGATGCTGCGGGGCCTCTGCTCGTGCCCCCAAGCAACGGGCACAAAGTTCTAGAGAGAAATCGTGCCTTGGGAAGACTCTTGAGCCTTCTAAGCAGCAGCTGacaagtcccccccccccgcgccccccaagGCCCAGGGAGCCACCTGGGTCTTAGAAGCCGGCGACAGAGACGCTTCCAAATCAGAGGTTTAATGCTTCTGTCTGAAGGGGCAGGACAAGAAAGCGCGCACTGCAAACCAAGGGGAGGCGGGGACGCCCCgcaccctcctgcccacccccggaGCTGACGGCCGAGGGGCCGGCTCTCCCGGCGACACGTCCCTCTGTCCTCTGCCCAAGGAGGCGGCAGCGTCTGCAAGGCTGCGTCTACGCGCCCCTCAGCTCTGAGGGTAGCAGGGCCAATGCCATCATTCTTTGGGTGCACAggggggtcacccccagtgggGTTCAGAGGTTGAGCCCAGAGCTCCCGCGTGCAAAGTCGTGTTCGGCCCCGCACCCCACTTCCGCCCTCAGAAGGAGGAGCTGTGGCGGCTCGCAGGAgaccacccccccaaacacactcAGCTTCCCTACGAGGCGCTGCGCCAAGCCCTTTACGGCCCAGTGGATGAGGTAGGCACTGTCTCCCCGCCtggcagatgggg from Sorex araneus isolate mSorAra2 chromosome 4, mSorAra2.pri, whole genome shotgun sequence includes these protein-coding regions:
- the NAGPA gene encoding N-acetylglucosamine-1-phosphodiester alpha-N-acetylglucosaminidase isoform X1 — encoded protein: MAASMARRLLLLLALLSLLGEASADVGAGASLEDDVLLPYPRGRARLARDCARVRAGRREHESWPATPGARDPDVHTFVSHFGDRAVAGHLTRVADPLRTFSVLEPGGPGGCATRRRATVEDTARPAGCLVAQNGGFFGTETNECLGNVVSDGRRVSSAGGLQNAQFGIRRDGTLVTGYLSEEEVLDTENPFVQLVSGVVWLIRNGSVYINESQATECEETQETGSFSKFVNVISARTAVGHDREGRLVLFHADGQTEQRGINLWEMADFLLRQDVVNAINLDGGGSATFVANGSLASYPSDHCQTNSMWRCARRVATVVCVHAPRCQPPDCNGHGTCVSGRCQCTGRFWRGDACDQLDCGPANCSGHGLCTETGCHCDAGWTGPSCDEAEECLQLPEGAPRTAAPPLLTGNAWLGLTLALGFLLLVSMAANVALVLGPRAQRSRHLDGAYFYHPLREVNGDLPAADKEPPGDARNLCRD
- the NAGPA gene encoding N-acetylglucosamine-1-phosphodiester alpha-N-acetylglucosaminidase isoform X2 encodes the protein MAASMARRLLLLLALLSLLGEASADVGAGASLEDDVLLPYPRGRARLARDCARVRAGRREHESWPATPGARDPDVHTFVSHFGDRAVAGHLTRVADPLRTFSVLEPGGPGGCATRRRATVEDTARPAGCLVAQNGGFFGTETNECLGNVVSDGRRVSSAGGLQNAQFGIRRDGTLVTGYLSEEEVLDTENPFVQLVSGVVWLIRNGSVYINESQATECEETQETGSFSKFVNVISARTAVGHDREGRLVLFHADGQTEQRGINLWEMADFLLRQDVVNAINLDGGGSATFVANGSLASYPSDHCQTNSMWRCARRVATVVCVHAPRCQPPDCNGHGTCVSGRCQCTGRFWRGDACDQLDCGPANCSGHGLCTETGCHCDAGWTGPSCDEEECLQLPEGAPRTAAPPLLTGNAWLGLTLALGFLLLVSMAANVALVLGPRAQRSRHLDGAYFYHPLREVNGDLPAADKEPPGDARNLCRD